From Symphalangus syndactylus isolate Jambi chromosome 17, NHGRI_mSymSyn1-v2.1_pri, whole genome shotgun sequence, one genomic window encodes:
- the MB21D2 gene encoding nucleotidyltransferase MB21D2 isoform X2: MVQKLDQKLPVANEYLLLSGGVREGVVDLDLDELNVYARGTDYDMDFTLLVPALKLHDRNQPVTLDMRHSALCHSWLSLRLFDEGTISKWKDCCTIVDHINGATNYFFSPTKVADWFYDSISIVLSEIQKKPQRGMPKVEKVEKNGTIISIILGVGSSRMLYDIVPVVSFKGWPAVAQSWLMENHFWDGKITEEEVISGFYLVPACSYKGKKDNEWRLSFARSEVQLKKCISSSLMQAYQACKAIIIKLLSRPKAISPYHLRSMMLWACDRLPANYLAQEDFAAHFLLGLIDDLQHCLVNKMCPNYFIPQCNMLEHLSEETVMLHARKLSSVRSDPTEHLRTAIEHVKAANRLTLELQRRGSTTSIPSPQSDGGDPNQPDDRLAKKLQQLVTENPGKSISVFINPDDVTRPHFRIDDKFF, encoded by the coding sequence ATGGTGCAAAAGCTGGACCAAAAGCTTCCAGTGGCTAATGAGTACCTGTTGCTCTCTGGAGGTGTCCGGGAAGGTGTGGTGGACCTGGACTTAGATGAGCTTAATGTCTATGCCCGGGGGACTGACTATGATATGGACTTTACCCTCTTGGTGCCAGCCCTCAAGCTGCATGACCGTAATCAGCCTGTGACACTCGACATGCGCCACTCAGCCTTGTGCCACTCTTGGCTGAGCCTTCGGCTCTTTGACGAGGGGACAATCAGTAAATGGAAAGACTGCTGCACCATTGTAGATCACATCAACGGTGCCACCAACTACTTCTTCTCACCTACCAAAGTGGCTGACTGGTTCTATGATTCTATCAGCATTGTCCTATCAGAGATACAGAAGAAACCCCAGCGAGGGATGCCAAAGGTGGAAAAGGTGGAAAAAAATGGgaccatcatctccatcattcTGGGTGTAGGGAGTAGTCGCATGTTGTACGATATTGTCCCTGTGGTATCTTTCAAAGGTTGGCCTGCAGTGGCCCAGAGCTGGCTCATGGAGAACCACTTTTGGGATGGGAAGATTACTGAGGAAGAGGTCATCAGTGGGTTTTACTTGGTGCCTGCTTGCTCCTACAAGGGTAAAAAGGACAATGAATGGCGGCTGTCCTTTGCCAGGAGCGAGGTGCAGTTGAAGAAGTGCATCTCCAGCAGCCTCATGCAGGCCTATCAGGCCTGCAAAGCCATCATCATTAAACTGCTGTCCCGGCCCAAGGCTATTAGCCCCTATCATCTGCGGAGCATGATGCTCTGGGCCTGCGACAGACTTCCTGCCAACTACTTGGCTCAAGAAGACTTTGCCGCCCACTTTTTGCTGGGCCTCATCGATGACCTGCAACACTGTCTGGTCAACAAGATGTGCCCCAATTATTTCATCCCTCAGTGCAACATGCTGGAACACCTGTCTGAGGAGACAGTCATGCTTCACGCCCGGAAGCTGTCCTCTGTGCGCTCAGACCCGACAGAGCACTTGCGCACCGCCATCGAGCACGTCAAGGCAGCCAACCGGCTGACACTGGAGCTCCAGAGGCGAGGTAGCACCACCAGCATCCCCTCCCCACAGTCCGACGGAGGGGACCCCAACCAGCCCGATGACCGTTTGGCAAAAAAACTGCAGCAGCTAGTGACTGAGAACCCGGGAAAGTCAATCTCTGTCTTTATCAATCCTGACGATGTCACAAGGCCCCATTTCAGAATTGATGACAAATTTTTCTGA